A single region of the Bacteroides intestinalis DSM 17393 genome encodes:
- the rpsB gene encoding 30S ribosomal protein S2 — protein sequence MSRTNFDTLLEAGCHFGHLKRKWNPAMAPYIFMERNGIHIIDLHKTVAKVDEAAEALKQIAKSGKKVLFVATKKQAKQVVADKAASVNMPYVIERWPGGMLTNFPTIRKAVKKMATIDKLTNDGTYSNLSKREILQISRQRAKLDKTLGSIADLTRLPSALFVIDVMKENIAVREANRLGIPVFGIVDTNSDPSNIDFVIPANDDATKSIEVILDACCAAMQEGLEERKAEKVDMEAAGEAPANKGKKKATKARLDKSDEEAINAAKAAAFLKEDEEA from the coding sequence ATGTCAAGAACAAATTTTGATACATTATTGGAAGCCGGTTGCCACTTTGGTCACCTCAAAAGAAAGTGGAATCCTGCAATGGCTCCTTATATTTTCATGGAACGCAATGGTATCCATATCATTGACCTCCACAAGACAGTTGCTAAAGTAGACGAAGCTGCTGAAGCTTTGAAGCAAATTGCTAAATCAGGAAAGAAAGTCCTGTTCGTTGCTACTAAAAAACAAGCTAAACAAGTGGTTGCTGATAAAGCTGCCTCTGTAAATATGCCTTATGTAATCGAGCGTTGGCCGGGCGGTATGTTGACTAACTTCCCCACTATCCGCAAGGCTGTTAAGAAGATGGCTACCATCGACAAATTGACAAATGACGGTACGTACTCTAATCTGTCTAAGAGAGAAATCCTGCAGATTTCACGTCAACGTGCTAAGCTGGACAAGACTTTGGGTTCTATTGCTGACCTGACTCGTCTGCCGTCTGCATTGTTCGTTATCGATGTTATGAAAGAAAACATTGCAGTTCGCGAAGCTAACCGTTTGGGTATCCCCGTATTCGGTATCGTTGATACGAACTCTGATCCTTCTAACATTGATTTCGTTATCCCGGCTAATGATGATGCTACTAAATCAATAGAAGTAATTCTGGATGCTTGCTGCGCTGCTATGCAGGAAGGTTTGGAAGAAAGAAAAGCTGAAAAAGTAGACATGGAAGCAGCTGGTGAAGCTCCTGCCAATAAAGGCAAGAAGAAAGCTACAAAAGCAAGACTCGACAAATCTGACGAGGAAGCAATCAATGCAGCTAAAGCTGCTGCTTTCCTGAAGGAAGACGAAGAGGCTTAA